From a single Chloroflexota bacterium genomic region:
- a CDS encoding site-specific DNA-methyltransferase: MTKRVETNTIHHGDCREILQTLPDESVDFIVTSPPYADRRKHTYGGVPPEKYVEWFLPITAELLRVLKPEGSFVLNIKERVIDGERGTYVMELVLAMRKQGWFWIEEYCWHKKNCYPGKWPNRFRDAWEHCYHFAKQKHFKMYQESVMVPMGDWAERRLKYLTKNDVVRDESRSKSGFGKRVANWIGRELVYPTNVLHLATEVTNKNHSAVFPLELPTWFIKLFTQDGDVVLDPFMGSGTTARAAIKLNRKYIGIELQKDYIEIANTELQSEQPKMFAESKPKYTTKKKAKK; encoded by the coding sequence ATGACAAAGCGCGTTGAAACAAACACCATCCATCACGGCGATTGCCGCGAAATTTTGCAAACGCTTCCAGACGAAAGCGTTGATTTTATTGTAACATCACCACCATACGCTGATCGCCGCAAGCATACGTACGGTGGAGTGCCGCCCGAAAAATACGTCGAGTGGTTTCTTCCGATTACAGCAGAACTGTTACGTGTACTCAAACCGGAAGGTTCTTTCGTGCTCAATATCAAGGAGCGCGTGATTGATGGTGAGCGAGGCACGTACGTAATGGAACTTGTGCTCGCAATGCGAAAGCAGGGTTGGTTTTGGATTGAGGAGTACTGCTGGCACAAAAAGAATTGTTATCCTGGCAAGTGGCCTAATCGTTTCCGCGATGCGTGGGAACACTGCTATCATTTTGCCAAGCAAAAACATTTCAAGATGTACCAAGAATCAGTGATGGTTCCGATGGGCGATTGGGCAGAACGGCGACTCAAGTATCTTACTAAAAACGATGTTGTGCGTGATGAATCGCGCTCCAAGAGCGGTTTTGGAAAACGCGTTGCTAATTGGATTGGGCGCGAGTTGGTGTACCCGACGAACGTTCTGCATCTGGCAACCGAAGTGACCAATAAAAATCATAGCGCGGTTTTTCCGCTTGAATTGCCAACTTGGTTTATCAAGTTGTTCACGCAAGATGGCGATGTCGTGCTCGACCCGTTTATGGGCTCCGGTACCACCGCTCGCGCCGCGATAAAACTGAATCGAAAATACATTGGAATTGAACTTCAGAAAGACTACATTGAGATTGCCAATACTGAATTGCAATCAGAGCAACCCAAGATGTTCGCAGAATCCAAACCCAAATATACAACGAAGAAAAAGGCGAAAAAGTGA